In Tachysurus vachellii isolate PV-2020 chromosome 12, HZAU_Pvac_v1, whole genome shotgun sequence, the following are encoded in one genomic region:
- the LOC132854702 gene encoding zinc finger protein 135-like, translated as MRVHTGEKPYCCSQCGSSFSQLSNLNSHQRIHRGEKPYSCSHCGKSFTCSSSLKRHLRIHTGEKPYSCSHCGKSFTCSSFLKDHQRIHTGEKPYSCSHCGKSFTQSDSLKQHLRIHTGEKPYSCSHCGKSFTCSSSLKRHLRIHTGEKPYSCSHCGKSFTCSSILKDHQRIHTGEKPYSCSHCGKSFTQSDSLKKHLRIHTGEKPYSCSHCGKSFTCSSSLTKHQRIHTGVKPFYCSHCEKSFTQSDSLKKHLRIHTGEKPYSCSQCGKSFTCSRTLKEHQHIHTGEKPYSCSHCGKSFTQSKSLKMHLRIHTGEKPYSCSHCGKSFTCSSSLKKHQRIHTGVKPFYCSHCGKSFTRSDHLEKHLPIHTGEKI; from the coding sequence ATGCgcgttcacacaggagagaaaccataTTGCTGTTCACAATGTGGATCGAGTTTTAGCCAATTAAGTAACTTAAACAGTCATCAGCGCATTCACAGAGGAGAGAAGCCTtatagctgctcacactgtggaaagagttttacatGTTCAAGTTCTTTGAAAAGACACctgcgcattcacactggagagaagccctatagctgctcacactgtggaaagagttttacttGTTCAAGTTTTTTGAAAGaccaccagcgcattcacactggagagaagccctatagctgctcacactgcggaaagagttttacacagTCAGATTCTTTGAAACAGCACctgcgcattcacactggagagaagccttatagctgctcacactgtggaaagagttttacatGTTCAAGTTCTTTGAAAAGACATctgcgcattcacactggagagaagccctatagctgctcacactgtggaaagagttttacttGTTCAAGTATTTTGAAAGaccaccagcgcattcacactggagagaagccctatagctgctcacactgcggaaagagttttacacagTCAGATTCTTTGAAAAAGCACctgcgcattcacactggagagaagccctatagttgctcacactgtggaaagagttttacatGTTCAAGTTCTTTGACAAagcaccagcgcattcacactggagtgAAACCGTTTTACTGCTCACACTGTGAAAAGAGTTTTACACAGTCAGATTCTTTGAAAAAGCACctgcgcattcacactggagagaagccttATAGCTGCTCAcagtgtggaaagagttttacatGTTCAAGAACTTTGAAAGAGCACCAGcacattcacactggagagaagccctatagctgctcacactgcggaaagagttttacacagTCAAAGTCTTTGAAAATGCACctgcgcattcacactggagagaagccctatagctgctcacactgCGGAAAGAGTTTTACATGTTCAAGTTCTTTGAAAAagcaccagcgcattcacactggagtgAAACCGTTTTACTGCTCACACTGCGGAAAGAGTTTTACAAGATCAGATCATTTGGAAAAACACCTGcccattcacactggagagaagatTTAG
- the zgc:112294 gene encoding transmembrane protein 17A has translation MPVFYTPIPQNLRVGLAHASNAIFLNNRTRDSGNLHGHGVANEVSSQISSDLPLQMLLYFNMFFFPFWWLSEIAMLDLKFTLLTGYYQCLMVVGMIIISILEVLRVYLGYVGNLKEKVPELAAFWLISLAFQLPILLFFLTDEGLLILPLERVVHCLYLGFLLCEVLSSFVALRVMSRKLALQFHLRQFSRTVDTCSVFSFSCGNRSVLPLLPVRDEQPQ, from the exons ATGCCAGTGTTTTACACCCCAATACCCCAGAATCTCAGGGTGGGTCTGGCACATGCCAGTAATGCCATATTTCTCAACAACAGAACAAGAGATAGCGGTAATCTTCATGGACATGGAGTTGCGAATGAAG TTTCCAGCCAGATTTCATCTGACCTGCCTCTGCAGATGCTTCTCTACTTCAATATGTTCTTTTTCCCTTTCTGGTGGCTCTCTGAGATCGCCATGTTGGATTTAAAG TTCACCCTACTGACTGGATACTACCAGTGTCTGATGGTGGTTGGAATGATAATAATTAGCATACTCGAGGTTCTCCGTGTGTACCTTGGCTACGTTGGGAACCTGAAAGAGAAG GTCCCAGAGCTTGCTGCTTTCTGGCTGATCTCTCTAGCCTTCCAACTGCCCatccttctcttcttcctcaccGATGAAGGCTTGCTGATCCTCCCTCTGGAGCGAGTAGTACACTGTCTGTATCTGGGCTTCCTCCTGTGTGAGGTGTTGTCTTCATTTGTTGCACTGAGGGTCATGTCACGGAAACTCGCTCTGCAATTCCACCTCAGGCAGTTCAGCAGGACTGTAGACACTTGCTCTGTGTTCAGCTTCTCTTGTGGAAACAGGAGTGTGTTACCTCTGCTTCCTGTCAGAGACGAACAACCACAGTGA
- the selenoe gene encoding selenoprotein e, with protein sequence MWLSLVILVALCAVGKPEENTTQGPAKEEKLIVARGKLMAPSVVGUSIKKMPELYKFLMEHWALYHNLEYDSGEDKNPHLIFYNDKDEEVKIVPLKKMKADEICDLLDSLGFYKRSQKGEEVPEEFMNFPLKATRDEL encoded by the exons ATGTGGCTCTCACTGGTGATCCTCGTGGCTCTCTGTGCCGTGGGAAAACCAGAGGAAAACACAACACAGGGTCcagcaaaagaagaaaaactcatTGTTGCAAGGGGAAAACTGATG GCTCCCAGTGTGGTGGGATGATCCATAAAGAAGATGCCTGAGCTCTACAAGTTCCTCATGGAGCATTGGGCACTGTA TCATAATCTGGAGTACGATTCAGGAGAAGACAAAAACCCACATCTTATCTTCTACAATGACAAGGATGAGGAGGTGAAG atTGTTCCACTGAAGAAGATGAAGGCTGATGAGATCTGTGATCTTCTGGACTCTCTTGGTTTCTACAAGAGGTCACAGAAAGGCGAGGAGGTCCCTGAAGAATTTATGAACTTCCCCTTGAAGGCAACACGAGACGAACTCTGA